One window of the Pyrus communis chromosome 17, drPyrComm1.1, whole genome shotgun sequence genome contains the following:
- the LOC137722940 gene encoding uncharacterized protein isoform X1, whose amino-acid sequence MGYASNVYAGNVLPTRDLTLQGTYSRMEVKGFGRIRYAYSFVRSKHLLKEMYIADELLKHDLDGKPSVDIPSCPVLVFVDIKDEKLGGRLYNEFCYRLNKKQGIGK is encoded by the exons ATGGGTTACGCGTCGAATGTTTATGCAG GAAACGTGCTGCCGACTCGGGATTTAACATTGCAG GGGACGTATTCTCGGATGGAGGTGAAAGGATTTGGAAGAATCAGATATGCCTATTCATTTGTAAG GTCCAAACATCTCTTGAAGGAGATGTATATAGCTGATGAATTGCTTAAACATGATTTGGATGGTAAACCGTCTGTTGATATACCAAGCTGCCCAGTTTTGGTGTTTGTTGATATAAAAGATGAAAAGCTTGGAGGACGACTCTATAACGAATTTTGCTACCGTCTTAATAAAAAACAG
- the LOC137722940 gene encoding uncharacterized protein isoform X2: MGRVMDSYFLALTAIVTGTYSRMEVKGFGRIRYAYSFVRSKHLLKEMYIADELLKHDLDGKPSVDIPSCPVLVFVDIKDEKLGGRLYNEFCYRLNKKQGIGK, encoded by the exons ATGGGAAGAGTCATGGATTCCTATTTCTTAGCTCTCACTGCCATTGTCACT GGGACGTATTCTCGGATGGAGGTGAAAGGATTTGGAAGAATCAGATATGCCTATTCATTTGTAAG GTCCAAACATCTCTTGAAGGAGATGTATATAGCTGATGAATTGCTTAAACATGATTTGGATGGTAAACCGTCTGTTGATATACCAAGCTGCCCAGTTTTGGTGTTTGTTGATATAAAAGATGAAAAGCTTGGAGGACGACTCTATAACGAATTTTGCTACCGTCTTAATAAAAAACAG